The Argentina anserina chromosome 3, drPotAnse1.1, whole genome shotgun sequence genome includes a region encoding these proteins:
- the LOC126785688 gene encoding histone H2B, which produces MAPKAEKKPAEKKPAEKAPAEKAPAEKKPKAGKKLPKEAGAAAGDKKKKRTKKSVETYKIYIFKVLKQVHPDIGISSKAMGIMNSFINDIFEKLAQESSRLARYNKKPTITSREIQTAVRLVLPGELAKHAVSEGTKAVTKFTSS; this is translated from the coding sequence ATGGCCCCCAAAGCCGAGAAGAAGCCCGCCGAGAAGAAGCCTGCGGAGAAGGCCCCCGCCGAGAAAGCTCCTGCCGAGAAGAAGCCCAAGGCCGGCAAGAAGCTGCCCAAGGAGGCCGGAGCCGCCGCCggagacaagaagaagaagaggacgaAGAAGAGCGTGGAGACCTACAAGATCTACATCTTCAAGGTCCTGAAGCAGGTCCACCCTGACATTGGGATCTCCAGCAAGGCCATGGGGATCATGAACAGCTTCATCAACGACATCTTCGAGAAGCTTGCTCAGGAGTCGTCGAGGCTTGCGAGGTACAACAAGAAGCCGACGATCACTTCTCGGGAGATCCAGACGGCGGTGAGGCTTGTGCTGCCTGGAGAGCTGGCTAAGCACGCTGTTTCGGAGGGGACCAAGGCCGTGACCAAGTTTACGAGCTCTTGA
- the LOC126787519 gene encoding uncharacterized protein LOC126787519 yields MMKTILVLLLCSFMTILFDTASAARPYDDVPYNICSVATDNSVGDSTFQANLVSLLNFLPLNASVSRFYNASIGDDPDRVYALYMCLDFLSNDTCHSCIVEAKTRIMDGCSMSKQAIVWLESCQLRYSNENFFGKLNVSNNILQVNRKNTSEPEKFRSVVRPKLSELTEEAAYNDTFPKMSATGEVLFGNETIYALVQCTTDLSEDDCYKCLQRATGQVLEVYFFSMGARLLSPSCYLRYEKYSFYAYDDKKQASKNQVSKGGKNIWLITILVSVSACLAFVLFGLCILLAMKRRKRKALFFSPSSDNSVTLGLPTLIRRSQFIGRNNICAQEYRNISFASILEATSNFSVSNKLGEGGYGPVDKGIMTDGKEVAIKRLSCCSEQGLEEFTTEVQLIMNLQHTNLVRLLGYCVEGEEKLLVYEYMPNRSLDVILSDSKKRAQLDWTRRKNIITGIARGILYLHKDSRLRIIHRDLKTSNVLLNNEMSPKISDFGMARIFAGSEGQANTAIIVGTYGYMAPEYAMEGLYSFKSDVFGFGVLLLEILTGKMIAGFHRTMRASLPSYAWKLWNEEKGLELIDPLLVGSCDSDEFLRFLHIGLLCVQEDAYDRPTMSSTVVMLKSETIHLSQPGKPAFSIGTFGDVHNKAGADSSSYNGQTISNIFATIYLPELNSRRDLIVYMFESFLNPLLKTDIDQVSVMIFIIILLLFSTTTIDADLLFKDCRETRNYTINSPFGNNLNLLLESLSSNTSTSGGFYNDTIGNGTDRVYGQALCRGDVNSTACRSCVHDASKDIVESCNNSEAIIWYELCQVRYSYITFFSKMDYAEKDPEKNKGEKNVSNPNLLGNVLKSFMSKLVKQTAYNSKLMFATGGVKLSRNQSVYGLQQCTRDISGSDCDTCLNSAVTELLTCCSTREGGTVVSANCNVRFQLYPFFNGGDKRKIWKVVVICVSAILSAVLIVLCVGYGRRRLKTVQDEERSRHGLLPGLLNPTGVTIIEENKMVGFEELPFIDLATIKNATDEFSDSNKLGQGGFGSVYKGWLEGKEVAVKRLSRKSWQGLEEFRNEVTLISKLQHRNLVRLLACGFEEGEKLLLYEFMPNKSLDTFIFDLERRAELNWQTYQNIIEGIARGLLYLHEESRHKIIHRDLKPSNVLLDYEMVPKISDFGMARMFCDNQNTANTKRVVGTHGYMAPEYAMEGLFSVKSDVFSFGVLLLEIISGKKNSGFYLTEHAKTLVEYAWTLWKDGKGSEIVEPLLMERCPKVEVLRYLQVALLCLQEDPEERPTMSAVVVLLGNDDSINGLPEPKKPAIFAIGRVSSVKMSTYNPCTCSNEPTISSISPR; encoded by the exons ATGATGAAAACCATTCTGGTGCTTTTGCTTTGTTCTTTCATGACTATCCTTTTTGATACTGCTTCTGCTGCACGACCTTATGATGACGTTCCTTACAATATATGCTCAGTTGCTACTGATAACTCTGTGGGTGATAGTACGTTTCAAGCAAACCTTGTGAGTTTACTCAATTTCTTGCCTCTCAATGCCTCTGTCTCCAGATTTTATAATGCTTCAATTGGAGATGACCCAGATAGAGTTTACGCTCTCTATATGTGCCTCGACTTTCTTTCAAATGATACTTGTCATAGCTGCATAGTAGAAGCAAAAACACGTATCATGGATGGTTGTTCAATGTCAAAACAAGCAATTGTATG gtTGGAATCCTGTCAGCTGCGCTACTCCAATGAGAATTTCTTTGGCAAATTGAATGTATCCAACAACATTCTTCAAGTCAATAGAAAGAATACTTCAGAGCCAGAAAAGTTTAGGTCTGTTGTGAGACCAAAGCTTAGTGAACTCACTGAGGAAGCGGCTTATAATGATACTTTCCCTAAGATGTCTGCCACTGGAGAAGTACTATTTGGAAATGAAACGATATATGCTCTTGTGCAGTGCACTACCGATTTATCTGAAGATGACTGTTACAAGTGCCTTCAGAGAGCCACAGGACAAGTTTTAGAAGTATATTTCTTCTCCATGGGTGCAAGACTTCTCAGTCCTAGTTGTTACCTGAGGTATGAGAAATACTCATTCTACGCCTACGATGATAAAAAACAAGCTtcaaaaaatcaagtttcaaaGG GTGGAAAGAATATTTGGTTGATCACAATCCTAGTGAGCGTATCAGCATGCCTGGCTTTTGTACTTTTTGGTCTCTGTATCTTGCTTGCAatgaaaaggagaaaaagaaaag CGCTTTTCTTTTCTCCATCTTCAGACAATAGTGTAACATTAGGTTTACCTACACTTATCCGTAGAAGCCAATTTATAGGAAGGAACAACATATGCGCTCAGGAGTACCGCAATATCAGCTTTGCGTCTATACTAGAAGCTACTTCCAACTTCTCGGTGTCAAATAAACTTGGGGAAGGCGGTTATGGTCCTGTTGACAAG GGCATCATGACTGATGGAAAGGAAGTGGCGATTAAGAGGCTTTCATGCTGTTCCGAGCAAGGCTTAGAGGAATTCACAACTGAGGTTCAACTGATAATGAATCTTCAACATACAAATCTTGTCCGGCTTTTGGGTTATTGTGTAGAAGGAGAGGAGAAGCTTCTTGTCTATGAATACATGCCAAATAGAAGCCTAGATGTCATTCTTTCTG ATTCAAAGAAACGCGCACAACTTGATTGGACCAGACGtaaaaacattattactggAATTGCGAGGGGAATTCTCTATTTACATAAGGATTCTCGCCTTAGAATCATCCACAGAGACCTCAAAACTAGCAATGTATTATTGAACAATGAGATGAGCCCAAAGATCTCAGATTTCGGCATGGCTAGGATCTTTGCAGGAAGTGAAGGACAAGCTAATACTGCTATAATAGTTGGAACCTA TGGATACATGGCTCCTGAATATGCAATGGAAGGACTGTATTCTTTCAAGTCTGATGTCTTTGGCTTTGGAGTACTCCTGCTTGAGATATTAACTGGGAAAATGATCGCTGGCTTTCATCGAACAATGCGTGCTAGCCTCCCATCATAT GCATGGAAATTATGGAATGAAGAAAAAGGACTGGAGCTAATTGATCCATTGCTGGTTGGTTCGTGTGATTCAGATGAATTTTTGAGATTTCTCCATATTGGATTGTTGTGTGTTCAAGAAGATGCATATGATAGGCCAACCATGTCTTCTACTGTTGTAATGTTGAAGAGTGAAACTATACATCTTAGCCAACCTGGAAAACCTGCCTTTTCCATTGGAACATTCGGTGATGTACATAATAAGGCTGGTGCAGATAGTAGCTCTTATAATGGGCAAACAATTTCCAACATA TTTGCAACAATATATCTGCCAGAATTGAATAGTCGTAGAGACCTAATTGTGTATATGTTTGAGTCTTTCTTGAACCCTTTACTGAAAACTGATATAGATCAAGTTTCAGTTATGATTTTCATAATTATACTACTTTTGTTTTCTACTACCACTATTGATGCAGATCTTCTTTTCAAAGACTGTCGAGAAACCAGAAACTACACTATCAATAGTCCATTTGGAAATAATCTCAACCTGCTCCTTGAGTCATTGTCCTCCAACACTTCAACCTCTGGTGGTTTCTATAATGACACGATTGGCAATGGCACCGACCGAGTCTATGGACAAGCACTTTGTAGAGGGGATGTGAACTCCACAGCTTGTCGGAGCTGTGTTCATGATGCAAGCAAGGATATCGTCGAAAGTTGTAATAATTCAGAAGCAATTATATGGTATGAATTATGTCAAGTTCGTTATTCCTATATCACGTTCTTTTCAAAAATGGATTATGCCGAGAAGGATCCTGAGAAGAATAAGGGGGAGAAGAATGTATCAAATCCGAATCTTTTAGGCAATGTTTTGAAAAGCTTCATGTCAAAGCTCGTGAAGCAGACTGCCTATAATTCTAAGCTCATGTTTGCAACCGGCggtgtgaaactttcaagaaacCAATCTGTCTATGGTCTACAACAGTGCACTAGAGACATTTCTGGAAGTGATTGCGACACATGTTTAAATTCTGCTGTTACTGAGCTTTTGACATGCTGCTCTACTCGTGAAGGTGGAACCGTTGTCAGTGCGAATTGTAATGTGAGGTTTCAGCTCTACCCATTTTTTAACGGAG GGGACAAGAGGAAGATCTGGAAGGTGGTCGTTATATGTGTATCCGCTATACTATCAGCAGTTCTCATTGTACTTTGTGTTGGCTATGGGAGAAGGAGATTGAAAACTGTTCAAG ATGAAGAAAGAAGCCGGCATGGACTACTACCTGGATTATTAAACCCTACTGGAGTAACAATcatagaagaaaacaaaatggtaggttttgaagagctgccattcattgatctaGCTACTATCAAGAATGCTACAGATGAATTTTCAGATTCAAACAAGCTTGGACAAGGTGGATTTGGTTCTGTTTACAAG GGTTGGCTAGAGGGGAAAGAAGTAGCAGTTAAAAGATTATCACGAAAGTCATGGCAAGGCTTAGAGGAGTTTAGGAATGAAGTCACTCTTATTTCAAAGCTTCAACACAGAAACCTCGTGCGGCTTTTGGCATGTGGCTTTGAGGAAGGAGAAAAGCTGCTTTTGTACGAGTTCATGCCAAATAAAAGCCTTGATACATTTATCTTTG ATTTGGAAAGACGAGCTGAACTTAATTGGCAAACATATCAGAATATCATTGAAGGAATTGCCAGAGGACTTCTGTATCTTCATGAGGAATCCCGGCATAAGATCATTCACAGGGATTTGAAGCCCAGCAATGTGTTGTTGGACTATGAAATGGTTCCAAAAATATCGGACTTTGGAATGGCAAGGATGTTTTGTGACAACCAGAACACTGCCAACACCAAAAGAGTTGTAGGAACGCA CGGCTACATGGCTCCTGAGTATGCAATGGAGGGACTATTTTCAGTAAAATCTGATGTTTTCAGTTTCGGAGTACTCTTGCTTGAGATTATTAGTGGGAAAAAGAACAGTGGGTTTTACCTAACAGAACATGCCAAGACATTGGTTGAATAT GCATGGACACTATGGAAGGATGGAAAAGGGTCGGAGATTGTGGAACCTTTGTTGATGGAACGATGCCCAAAAGTAGAGGTTTTGAGATACTTGCAGGTTGCGCTTTTATGCTTGCAGGAAGATCCTGAAGAAAGACCAACAATGTCAGCTGTGGTTGTGTTGCTAGGAAACGATGACTCGATTAATGGTCTTCCTGAACCAAAGAAACCAGCCATCTTTGCAATAGGTAGAGTTTCTTCAGTGAAAATGTCTACCTACAATCCTTGTACGTGCTCAAATGAGCCCACTATTTCCAGCATTTCACCTAGGTGA